One genomic window of Vibrio mangrovi includes the following:
- a CDS encoding ribulokinase: MEKRQKSEPCVIGLDFGSDSVRALLVNARSGTELASGVAEYPRWKEGRYCQPAQSQFRHHPLDYLESMTQAIQAAVAQVTPDIAQSVVGIGVDSTGSTPAPIDADGQILALRPEFADNPNAMFILWKDHTSVPMAERINQLAHSSDFPDYTRYVGGIYSSEWFWAKAAWVSEQDAAVARHAYSWVELCDWVPAVLSGNQHPDVLRRGMCAAGHKVMWHESWGGLPSEAFLTAVSPTLAGLRERMYHDVYTADQVAGYLTEAWAEQLGLEAGIAIAVGEFDCHMGAVGAGAGAHDLVKVIGTSTCDILMVEPSQVADKAIAGICGQVLGSALPDMTALEAGQSAFGDIYAWYKRLLLWPVQQYLSEHPDVSFDLTDFENALIPQLTQAAAALDEGGNQALAVDWHNGRRTPDANQRLKGAIAELNLGSTAVDLFAGLVEATAHGAKAIVDCFVNQGVNVDRLVAIGGISQKSPYVMQTCANVIGREIVVAESEQCCALGAAIFAAVAAGVYPTAQEAQKQMASPISRTYVPESAIPGVRESRYAMYRTLGQSLEQLSVERSNDTESSQRGDA, encoded by the coding sequence ATGGAGAAGAGACAGAAGAGTGAGCCCTGTGTGATCGGTCTGGACTTTGGTTCAGATTCCGTCCGGGCTTTATTGGTCAATGCCCGTTCCGGCACCGAGCTGGCGTCGGGGGTGGCGGAGTATCCCAGATGGAAAGAAGGCAGATACTGTCAGCCGGCACAGTCGCAGTTTCGCCATCATCCGCTGGATTATCTGGAGTCGATGACTCAGGCGATACAGGCGGCGGTTGCACAGGTAACTCCGGACATCGCACAGTCTGTGGTTGGTATTGGTGTCGATTCTACCGGTTCAACGCCAGCTCCGATTGATGCTGACGGGCAAATACTGGCGCTGCGTCCGGAATTTGCCGATAACCCGAATGCCATGTTTATCCTCTGGAAAGATCATACCTCTGTTCCGATGGCTGAACGAATTAACCAACTGGCACACTCCAGCGATTTCCCTGATTACACCCGCTATGTCGGCGGTATTTACTCTTCCGAATGGTTCTGGGCGAAAGCAGCCTGGGTGAGTGAACAGGATGCAGCTGTTGCCCGGCATGCCTATAGCTGGGTTGAGTTGTGTGACTGGGTGCCTGCGGTACTGAGTGGCAATCAGCACCCAGATGTTCTGCGCCGGGGCATGTGTGCTGCCGGACACAAAGTGATGTGGCATGAATCATGGGGCGGATTACCTTCAGAAGCATTTCTTACCGCCGTGTCGCCAACTCTGGCTGGTCTGCGGGAACGCATGTATCACGACGTTTATACCGCAGATCAGGTTGCCGGTTATCTGACCGAAGCATGGGCTGAGCAACTGGGACTGGAAGCAGGAATTGCCATCGCTGTTGGTGAATTTGATTGCCATATGGGCGCCGTCGGTGCCGGTGCCGGTGCTCATGATCTGGTCAAAGTTATCGGGACATCAACCTGTGACATTCTGATGGTTGAGCCTTCGCAGGTGGCGGACAAAGCGATTGCAGGAATCTGTGGGCAGGTTCTGGGCAGTGCATTACCGGATATGACAGCGCTGGAAGCCGGACAGTCGGCATTCGGTGATATTTATGCCTGGTATAAACGTCTGCTGCTCTGGCCGGTTCAGCAATATCTGAGTGAACATCCGGATGTCAGTTTTGATCTGACCGATTTTGAAAATGCCCTGATCCCGCAGTTGACTCAGGCAGCCGCTGCACTGGATGAAGGTGGAAATCAGGCGCTGGCGGTGGACTGGCATAACGGACGCCGGACGCCGGATGCCAACCAGCGTCTTAAAGGCGCAATTGCTGAACTGAATCTGGGTTCGACAGCCGTCGACCTGTTTGCCGGGCTGGTCGAGGCGACGGCTCATGGTGCTAAAGCAATAGTGGACTGTTTTGTCAATCAGGGGGTTAACGTTGACCGGCTCGTGGCGATTGGCGGGATTTCGCAAAAATCGCCTTATGTGATGCAGACCTGCGCCAATGTGATTGGCCGGGAAATTGTCGTGGCTGAATCAGAGCAGTGCTGTGCATTGGGTGCTGCAATTTTTGCTGCCGTGGCCGCTGGAGTCTATCCGACAGCTCAGGAAGCACAAAAGCAAATGGCGAGTCCGATCAGCCGCACTTATGTGCCTGAATCAGCAATACCCGGCGTACGGGAAAGCCGCTACGCCATGTACCGTACGTTAGGACAGTCGCTGGAGCAACTGTCTGTAGAACGTTCGAATGACACAGAATCTTCTCAAAGGGGGGACGCATGA
- a CDS encoding arabinose ABC transporter substrate-binding protein, with protein sequence MKTIRKTLAVAALAGTALLSASAHAFFGNDDDTLKLGYLVKQPEEPWFQTEWSFAEKAGKEYGFEVIKMAIPDGEKTLNAIDTLAASGAKGFVICTPDPKLGPAIMAKAKSYDLKVVTVDDQFLNAKGKPMTNVPLVMMAASQIGQRQGQELYKEMTKRGWNPADSAVMAITADELDTARRRVDGSISALKAAGFPANQIYRVPTKTNDIPGALDAANSLLVQYPNVKHWLVVGMNDNTVLGGIRATEGQGFDAQNVIGIGINGVDAVNELAKSKPTGFYGSLLPSPDVHGFKSIESLYKWVKDGVAPKKFVEVTDVVLITRDNYKAELKKKGL encoded by the coding sequence ATGAAGACGATAAGAAAAACACTCGCTGTCGCCGCTCTAGCAGGTACTGCATTACTCAGTGCCTCTGCTCATGCTTTTTTCGGTAACGATGATGACACACTCAAACTGGGTTATCTTGTAAAACAGCCAGAAGAACCCTGGTTCCAGACCGAATGGAGTTTTGCTGAAAAAGCCGGAAAAGAGTATGGCTTTGAAGTGATAAAAATGGCGATTCCCGATGGCGAAAAAACCCTCAATGCGATCGATACACTCGCAGCCAGCGGTGCCAAAGGCTTTGTTATTTGTACACCGGATCCTAAATTAGGTCCGGCGATTATGGCAAAAGCCAAAAGCTACGATTTAAAAGTAGTTACCGTTGATGATCAGTTCCTCAATGCCAAAGGCAAGCCTATGACCAACGTACCACTGGTCATGATGGCTGCCAGCCAGATCGGCCAGCGTCAGGGTCAGGAACTGTATAAAGAGATGACCAAACGTGGCTGGAATCCCGCCGATAGTGCTGTCATGGCTATTACCGCCGATGAGCTGGACACAGCCCGCCGCCGGGTTGACGGTTCAATCAGCGCCCTGAAAGCTGCCGGATTCCCTGCCAATCAAATCTATCGTGTCCCAACCAAAACCAACGATATTCCCGGCGCACTGGATGCAGCCAACTCTCTGCTGGTGCAATATCCGAATGTCAAACACTGGCTGGTTGTCGGTATGAACGACAACACTGTACTGGGTGGTATCCGGGCAACAGAAGGTCAGGGTTTCGATGCACAGAATGTCATCGGTATCGGTATCAACGGTGTTGATGCAGTGAATGAACTAGCCAAATCTAAACCGACTGGTTTCTATGGCTCTCTGCTCCCCAGCCCGGACGTTCATGGCTTTAAGAGTATCGAGTCACTGTACAAATGGGTCAAAGATGGTGTTGCACCGAAGAAATTCGTTGAAGTCACTGATGTTGTCCTCATTACCCGGGATAACTACAAAGCAGAACTGAAGAAAAAAGGACTGTAA
- the araG gene encoding L-arabinose ABC transporter ATP-binding protein AraG has protein sequence MAALPSSLEFCQISKHFPGVKALSNISFHVRSGSIHALMGENGAGKSTLLKILSGLYQPTEGQLIIDGQSAVFSSTVDALDHGIAIIYQELNLVPELSVAENIYLGQLPTRNGSVDRETLHRNAREQLARLGEDFDPSRPLKEFSIGQWQMVEIAKALSRNAQIIAFDEPTSSLSQREIQNLFKVIRELRNDGKIILYVSHRMEEIFELCDAITIFKDGTHVQTFDTLDELTHDRLVELMVGREINDIYNYRGREYGASGLKIHELMGPGLSKPVSLDIRRGEILGLFGLVGAGRTELTRLIFGADKATSGEIYVQGEAVRIQSPGEAIRNGVTLCPEDRKADGIVPILSVRENTNISARPDFLKSGGRIDFRWEEKNAVLQCEALNVKAASLDQLLGELSGGNQQKVILARWLSTDMKVILLDEPTRGIDVGAKSEIYELIFKLAENGVAVLVVSSDLPEVLGISDRLLVMKDGSVTGELQRHQFDEQTALRLAMLGTSNPVAA, from the coding sequence ATGGCAGCATTGCCCTCTTCTTTAGAGTTTTGTCAGATTTCCAAGCACTTCCCGGGAGTGAAAGCCCTTTCGAACATCAGTTTTCATGTTCGCAGCGGTAGCATTCATGCATTAATGGGAGAAAATGGTGCCGGAAAATCGACCTTGCTGAAAATCCTCAGCGGACTCTATCAACCCACAGAAGGACAGTTGATCATTGATGGTCAGTCCGCTGTGTTCTCTTCAACCGTCGATGCACTGGATCACGGCATCGCCATTATTTATCAGGAACTGAATCTGGTCCCTGAGCTCAGTGTCGCTGAAAATATTTATCTGGGTCAGTTACCGACCAGAAACGGCTCCGTTGACCGGGAAACACTTCACCGCAATGCACGGGAACAACTGGCCCGGCTGGGAGAAGACTTCGATCCGTCCCGTCCGCTGAAGGAATTTTCTATTGGCCAATGGCAAATGGTCGAAATCGCCAAAGCGCTGAGTCGCAATGCACAGATTATCGCCTTCGACGAACCCACCAGTAGTTTGTCGCAGCGGGAAATTCAGAATCTGTTTAAAGTTATCCGTGAACTACGTAACGACGGCAAAATTATTCTTTATGTATCACACCGGATGGAAGAAATCTTCGAACTGTGTGATGCCATCACCATCTTTAAAGACGGAACCCACGTTCAGACTTTCGATACACTGGACGAGCTGACTCACGACCGGTTGGTTGAGCTGATGGTTGGCCGGGAAATCAACGATATCTATAACTATCGCGGCCGTGAATACGGCGCCAGTGGCCTTAAGATTCATGAACTGATGGGGCCGGGACTGAGCAAACCTGTCTCTCTCGACATCCGCCGGGGAGAAATTCTTGGGCTTTTCGGTCTGGTCGGAGCCGGACGAACCGAACTGACCCGGCTGATTTTCGGTGCGGATAAAGCCACTTCAGGTGAGATCTATGTTCAGGGTGAGGCGGTCCGTATTCAGTCTCCCGGAGAAGCGATTCGCAATGGCGTCACACTCTGTCCGGAAGATCGCAAAGCCGATGGTATCGTGCCGATTCTTTCCGTGCGGGAAAATACCAATATCAGCGCCCGGCCGGACTTTCTCAAATCGGGTGGACGGATTGATTTTCGCTGGGAAGAAAAAAACGCGGTCCTACAGTGTGAAGCACTGAACGTCAAAGCAGCTTCCCTCGACCAGCTACTGGGTGAACTTTCCGGTGGTAACCAGCAGAAGGTCATTCTGGCCCGCTGGCTCTCTACAGACATGAAAGTCATTCTGCTGGATGAACCTACCCGGGGCATCGACGTCGGGGCAAAATCTGAAATTTACGAACTGATCTTCAAGCTGGCAGAAAACGGCGTGGCCGTTCTGGTTGTTTCCAGTGATCTGCCGGAAGTCTTGGGTATCTCCGACCGCTTGCTGGTCATGAAAGATGGCTCAGTTACCGGAGAGCTGCAACGCCACCAGTTTGATGAACAAACCGCATTACGTCTGGCGATGTTGGGTACAAGCAACCCTGTCGCAGCATAG